In the genome of Chryseobacterium arthrosphaerae, one region contains:
- a CDS encoding phosphatidylinositol-specific phospholipase C yields MRRLTAISLGIAAASLLLSCSNDNILERDSNETVIASGKANLKAALVPVAMNSWMANLQDNISISKISIPGTHDSGARVDAPVVSGTAKTQDLSIAEQLDAGVRFLDIRCRHIDNSFTIHHGAIYQKLNFDDVLNACYAFLNSHPSETIIMSVKEEYDASNTTRSFEQTFDSYVQKNSAKWDLGTTIPNLGDVRGKIKLLRRFSANTAKGINATSWADNTTFEINNSAAQLKVQDYYKVTNNDDKWNGILNLLNEAKNDTTGKLFINFTSGYKPGIFGIPSIPTVSNSINPKLKTFFQNNTKGTYGIMPMDFVNAELSELIVKTNF; encoded by the coding sequence ATGAGACGTTTAACAGCAATCAGCCTTGGTATTGCTGCTGCAAGTCTGTTACTTTCCTGTTCCAACGACAACATTCTTGAAAGAGATTCCAATGAAACGGTTATAGCTTCAGGAAAAGCAAATCTTAAAGCGGCTTTGGTTCCTGTTGCCATGAACAGCTGGATGGCTAATCTTCAGGACAATATTTCCATTTCAAAAATTTCCATTCCCGGAACGCATGATTCAGGAGCTCGTGTAGATGCCCCTGTTGTATCAGGTACGGCAAAAACACAAGACCTCAGCATTGCTGAACAGCTGGATGCGGGAGTCCGTTTTCTGGATATCCGCTGCAGGCATATCGACAACTCTTTTACCATCCATCACGGAGCAATTTACCAAAAACTGAATTTTGATGATGTACTTAATGCCTGTTATGCTTTCCTGAACAGCCATCCGTCTGAAACAATTATCATGTCTGTAAAAGAAGAGTATGACGCTTCCAATACGACAAGAAGTTTTGAGCAGACTTTTGATTCCTATGTTCAGAAAAATTCTGCCAAATGGGACCTGGGCACTACCATTCCCAACCTTGGCGATGTAAGAGGAAAGATCAAATTATTAAGGAGATTTTCTGCGAACACGGCTAAAGGAATCAATGCTACATCATGGGCAGATAATACCACTTTTGAAATTAATAATTCTGCGGCACAGCTTAAAGTTCAGGATTATTACAAGGTAACCAATAATGATGATAAATGGAACGGAATACTGAACCTTCTGAATGAAGCAAAAAATGATACCACCGGGAAGCTTTTCATCAACTTCACAAGTGGTTACAAACCTGGAATTTTTGGAATCCCAAGTATTCCTACCGTTTCCAACAGCATTAATCCTAAGCTGAAAACATTCTTTCAAAACAATACCAAAGGGACTTACGGAATTATGCCGATGGATTTTGTCAATGCCGAACTGTCTGAGCTGATTGTAAAGACCAATTTCTGA